Within uncultured Fibrobacter sp., the genomic segment AAGATGCATCTTGTTCTCTGGACGGAAATCGAACAAGTGGCACAGCGAATCGTACGCCACTTCCAGAACGGCCAAGGCTTCCATCACGTCGCTTCGGGCGGGGCGACCTTCAAATTCCACCCTAAAGTGCATCGAGCGTTCGATTTTCAGTTCTTCCATTTCGCGAATCAATGACTCGGACTTCTGCTTCAAGAATTCGAGGTCATCATTCGAAAAATTGCGCGACTGGATATAGGCGATGCATTCCTCGTAGCGTTCCTGTTCATAAAGGATTCCCGCCAAGTGCAGTTGCAAATTTTTGTCGTCAGGAGATTCCTTAAGTAGCGTACGCACGTTCTTTTCGGCGCAGTTCCACTCCGCCATTTCAAGGCACTCGTTCGTTTCCTTAATCAACGCTTCATGACGTTCAAACGCCTCTTTTTCGGCAGACTGCTGCATATACCAGCGAATCCCCGCGAGGAGAGCGATGATTAACACGACTATGTAAACAATATTCTTCATCAATTATAATTCAACTTGAGATCCTTCGACTTCACTTCGTTTCGCTCAGGATGACTCGTTGTGCCGTTTCCTACTGTCGACTTTTCTTAAATTTTTCGCGGATCAGTTGCAAGTCATGCTGATACGGGTTTCGCTTAAAGTCCTCGAAAGCCCACGCGGTCGGGTGGAAAACGCCCTTGGCATAAGTCAAAAGCATATCTAGCCACACGCCTTTCCCGGCGTAAAGCTTGAACGGCCCTCGCTTATAGCTCGGGAGCACCACCTTGTCCAAGTCCATATAGCCGATATCGATGTTTACCGTCCGCATATCGGGATTATCCGCACTTGCCATCGAAAATTCAAGCGCGTTGCTTCGTTCTTTCTCTTCCGCAATCGTTTCGGGCGGAATCACCTTTACAAAAGAAACAACTCCGCGATACAACCCCTCCCCCATTTCTGGAGCATAGTAGGGAGTCTTGTCGAAAGCAAAAAGTTTTCCCTTGTGGAGTATTTTTCCCCAGGTCCGTTCGAGAGCATCGATCACTTCAGGGTTCCATTCGGCCCCCCGCTGCAATACAAAAGCGATCAACTGAGCATTTTCAGAAAATTGCGAAGCTTTCATATTTTTCCATCAAAATAATTAGTGCGGAATGATCATCAGGTTCGCACGCAAGACTGCCAACTGTTTTTTCGAGAAACTCAGGCTTACGCCATTTACAATCGACGGGAACATATAATTGGTCGCATCAGGGCAATCCGTCAACCTGAACGAGGCCGCCCTTTCAACTAATGCAGTACGGTAGAACAGGTGACGATCATTCACGTCCTTTTTCATCTTCTGCATCAAGCCACTCCGCTGCAACTTTTCACAATACGGGGTGTCATCCAGTCCATCTTCGACATTGGAGTAGTCTCCGAGATCGTAATCACCAACAATATGCTGGATATCGGCCTTAGTCGTCGTTGTATGACGGAGTCCCAAAAAATGTCCCGATTCGTGCAATGCCGTTTCCACGATTTCATCCATCGACAAAGAAACTTCCTCGTCGTAAGGAGACCTTGCATAAGCCCCCAACACAACCGTACTCCCCTTGCCGCCCCCAAGCTTTCCGCTAAAGAGATCAGAATAGCCTAAAACCTGAGTGGCATCGATACTGTGGACAAGAACAATGTCCAAGGCATTTTCCCTACCGGGCCACCCGCCCAATTCCGAAAGCATCATATCCTCAGAAGAGTATCCCGCAATCCAGGGTTCATCCGCAGGGAACTTCGCCCCTAAAGTCGGATGTTCATGCGCATACGAAACATACAGGGTATCCACCGTTATCGAAGAATAGTCCCGTCTGAAAGCCTTCTGCATTTGTGAAGCCAGGTCTTTCAAGGTAAAGCCGTCCAATTCACTGTCCACGTTTCCGACAACAATCAAGTTGATCGACAAGTGATCCGAATAGGCGCCTTCACCGGTAAAGCGCACGTTACGCGTTTTTCCAGGAAAATAGTCGTCTTCCAAGGAAAGGGTCGCAGCCCACTCCGCTATCGCATTTTCTTCGCAGGTAAACGAATAGACATAGCGGCCAGCCTTTACTTGCGGTTCTAGGGTTCGAACCTTTTTCGATCTGAAACGCGATCCGCCCTCGTCAAAAATAAGACGGAACAGCTGCATCGTCGGAGCGTCATAGGCAGGATCCACATCAAAAGACAACTCATAAGTCGCTTTCGGATGGACAATCAGGGAGATTCCACGAGCCAGGTGTGCCGAAACCGAGTCATTTTTAGCAGCATCGTTCGGAAACAGCCCATACGTGATGTCCCCCGGATTTAGAACAATTTCAGACGACTCGTCGTCGGTACACCCCACACAAAGGCATCCCACCAAGAGAGAAATCGCAATAAGAAGGGGGCTAGGAAATTTTTTACAAAAATTTTGCATAAAAATGGTTCGTGGCGGTTCAAAAAATACGTGTATATAGAAGATACATCTTTTTAAAGGATTTGAAAAGAAATGGATTTCAAAACGAATCGAAAAAGCAAGCTCTCCGCAGAATTTATTCAATTGTGTACCCCGCTTCTCGGAAAGCCCGCCCTATTCAGTTCCGTAATCGTTATCGCCACTTACGGAAGCCTGGACTGCCACGCGTATGCCCCCGCATTCCTTTTACCTATCATTTTTGCGGCTCATGTTCTTTCGAGAAAAATTCAATGGGTCATATTCCTTTCCCTTGCCGCAGCCTGCATCAGTCACGAAATCACATTCCAACAGGTTACCCCAGAAAAGACTCCCGCCCCAAACGGCTGCGGAATCATCGAGACAACTCAGCCCAGGGCAAACGGCATGGCCGTTATAATCCATACCAAAACTAGCACCGATGACTTTCGCATCCGCCTCACCGAAAAGCGCGACTTGCCACATTATCCGCTTCCAGGAGACTCGCTCTGCTACGAGGCATCCTTCTACCCCGTCACGCCACCGACGGTTCCCGGAACATTCGACACTCACGGGTGGCTAAAGTCACAAAAGCTAGACGCCTACGGGAAATTTATCCACTGGACGGTCTACAAAAGTACCTGGGTTCCTGAGCGGGAATTCTACAGATTCCGCCAATGGATTCGGTCACGATTTTCCGAATTCCTAGACCCGGCCGAAACAGGGCTTTTGCTAGGGCTACTCGCCGGTGACAGGTCGCAGATTCCGGACGCCCTCCGCAGCGACTTTCAGCGTTCGGGACTAGTCCACGTTCTTGCCATCAGCGGGTTTCACGTTGTCCTTCTCGCCGGAATCCTCATGATATTCCTGAAGGCGACGGGGCTTCCGCACCGAATGGTTAGAATCATTGCCATTTGCCTTTTGTTCCTGTACGTTCCCGTGACAGGCGGCTCGCCCGCCGTAAGGCGGGCGGTCCTCATGTTCGCCGTACCGCAGGTCGGCGCACTTTTTCAAAGGAAGGCGAATACACTCAACAGTCTCGGTGTAGCCCTTTTGTTTATTATGCTTCCAGAGCCTTCCGTCATCTGGAATCCCGGATTCCAGCTTTCCGTTGCCGCTACGATGGGAATTCTCATCGGTGGATTCTACAATCCATTCAAAAGAATTCCCGAGGAATGGCACAGGAAAAAAATTTGGAATTTCTTGCAGAGTTTCATTTTCGAACCGACATACGTCACCCTGTGCGCAACACTTTCTACCGCACCGTTCCTCATTCACCATTTCAAGACACTGTCCCCGTTTGCATGGCTTGGAAACATTGTTGTCGTTCCCGCCATTTCAATGGGAATGCAGGCGGGCCTATTCGCACTCCTTTCGCCAATAGACCTCTTTCGCGAGCATTTCTGCTATGCGGCCAGATTCTTTCTGCGGCTCGCCTCCCTACTCACAAGGCTCATGTCCGATTCGGTACAGGCTTCGGTTACCGTAGGTCCCTTCGGCCCAGCAATTTTACTGTTATGCGGATTTTCGGTCCTAGCATTACCCCTATTTTTCAAGAACCGCATCGCAAGATACCTTTCACTATGCTGTCTGTTGCTCTTTTCTGCAATATATACCTACGACGGATACCGCGCCATCAGTTGCCCCACCTGGAAACTTACCACCCTAGACGTGGGCCAAGGCGACAGTCACTTGATTACAACGCCGGCGGGTTCCCATATTCTAGTCGATGCAGGCGATATCAAGCGACAAGATTCCGGGAAAGACATAATCGTTCCGTACCTGCACCATATCGGAGTTTCTAAACTGGACATTCTCATTATCACGCATGCCGACCAGGACCATTTCGGAGGCGCAGGTTCCATTCTCAAGACCTTTCCCGTCAAGGAATTGTGGATAACGGAGTGCGCAAGAATTTCACCCAAAGAGAACTGGCAACAAATCATAGGCGAAGCCTACAGGCGAGGCGTTCCGATACGGGACCTAAGCAGAGGCCTTGTTTACAGGGAAAATTTCTTTGAAATAAAGACGGTTCACCCCGAAACCAGACGCTGCATCGACGAAAACACACAAAGTATCACGCTACGGGTAAAGGGTTTGGGGCATTCGGTACTACTGACCGGAGACTTAACCGCACAAGGCGAAGCCGAAATCCTAAAAACAGACGTCTACCTCAAAAGCGATGTTCTTAAGCTAGGGCACCACGGTTCAAAAACGTCAAGCAGCGTTCCATTTTTAGACAAGGTAAATCCAAGACTCGCCATTATTTCAAGCGGACGCCGCAACCGATTCAGACATCCGAGCAAACAAGTCATCCAAAGGCTCGATTCGATGCAAATTCCCTACTTGAACACAGCCGAAAAAGGAACCATTGAAATTCATTTTTCAACAGACACCATGACCGTAAATACGATGTGGAAATGAAAAATTTGATAAAACGTAGTTGGCCCTTCGGCATGGTTCGGCAGGCTCACCAACCGAGCTCAGGGACCTAATTCTAAGTTCTAAATTTCGAAATCCGAATTAGAGTGCTGTCATCACGTACAGGGCGATGCTTTTCTGATCGTTGTTTTCTTCCTTCATGATTCCGATATCGAATTCCAGACGGACACGGGTTGCCCCAAAAGACAGTTCCATCTTAGGAATGATATCCACCATAAAGTCGTCTTTCACATGCCCGACACTACCACTCGAAGTAATTTCGATCATGCAAAGGAAACGGTTGCCAAAGTGAAGCGTCGGAGTCGTTCCCACGGCAAATTTCACATAGCCGTCTTCCCCCGTAACACCATCCAGAAAGCCCGCTCTAGCCTCGTATGAATTCGAAAAGCTCTTGGCAAGGTACACATCCTTTCCGTAGGTAAGCACAAGGGCACTACCGTTATTACGGTTCAGTCCAAAATATCCATCGAGTTCAACATAACGCCCTGCCCCCATACGATAGCGGCCACCGAAATCAACAGACGCTTCAATGTCATCGAGTTGATTGTAGGTGTACATATCCACCTTGGCACCTAATTCCCACTCCTTGCTAAGGGACCCGTACATATTGACAGGGAAAAGGACGTTGCTTCCAAAATCGGAGCGAAGTCCAACCCCGGCACCAAACTTGGGCGCAGGGCGAGCATCGGGGCCAAAAGTATAGCGCATATTCCAGATACGGTCTAATGCAAAAACATTCTGAAAGCAGAGGCAAACTATGCCAAAAATAAGGAGACGGGAGAGTTTCATGGCGTCAAAAATAGCTAAATTTTAGCCGCAAAAAAAGAGGATATCATGATAGATCCGCGTCCAGAGCTTTCTAAACTTTCCGATTACGTTCCCGGCAAATCCATGGAAGAAATCCGTGCGAAATACGGGCTCACTGAAGTTGTCAAACTGGCATCGAACGAAAACCCGCTCGGAGCCTCCCCGAAGGCTGTCGAAGCCTACCACAAAATCGCAGACGCCCTCCACCTCTACCCGCGTGGAGACGCTCCCAAATTGATCGATGCCATCGCCTCGTTTTACGGCGTAAAGACAAAACAGATCGTAATCGGCAACGGTTCCGATGAAATCATCGACATGGTGGGAAAGGCGTTCATCCGCCAAGGCGACAACTGCGTGGGCATTACGCCCACCTTCTCGGTCTACAAGTTCACCACGCTTTCTAACGGTGCAGACTTTATCGGAGTCGGGATCGGGGATCAAAAGACTCCGCTTTCGGACCTTCTGAAGGCCGTCAACGAAAAGACCCGCGTGGTTTTCATCTGCAGCCCGAATAATCCGACCGGCGTTTACTACAACAAGCAGGAATTGATCGAATTCCTGGATAAGGTTCCGAGCAACGTGCTTGTGTTCCTGGACCAAGCCTATTCCGAATTTGCAACAGCTGCCGATTATCCGTTTATGATCGACATGCTCGACAAGTACAGGAACCTGTTCATCAACCGCACCTTCAGCAAAATTTACGGACTTGCAGGGCTTCGCATCGGCTACGCCTTCGGTAGCGAAGAAGTCATTGCCTCCCTGTGGAAAATCAAGCCGCCGTTCGACGTAAACCAGGCCGCCCAAGTCGCGGCAATCGCAGCGCTTTCTGACAAGGAACACGTCCAGAAGACTCTCGAACTCAACGCTGCAGGCATCGCCTATCTCAAGCCGGAATTTGAATCCCTTGGATTCAAGGTACTCCCCACTCAAGGAAACTTTATCTGCGTACACATCGGCCCCAAGGCTAAGGACCTGGTACTCTTCCTTGAAAAGAACGGCATGATCGTGCGTGGACTCACGAGCTTTGGGCTCCCCGAACACATCCGCGTCACGCTCGGCAAGCGCGAAGAAAACGAGCTTCTGGTAAGCCTCGTCAAAAAATGGAAGGCGCAAGCCTAATCGCCGGAGGTGTCATGGCAGCGACAGCTGAAAATCAAGAACTATTGAAGATTGCGCTCAAGGCCGCAGAGCTTGCCCAGGAAAATATCATGAAGTATTTCCAGGGGAGCGTGGGCGTCGAATGGAAAAAGGACAACACGCCTGTAACCATCGCCGACAAGAGCACCGAAGAAATCGCACGCAAGTTCTGGGAAAAGGAAACTCCGGGTTTCGGCGTGATTGGCGAAGAATTCGGAATCGAGAATCCCGACGCCGAATACCAGTGGGTGATCGACCCGATTGACGGCACCAAGGCATTCATTCACGGTGTGCCGTTGTTCGGGACGCTGATTGCCCTGTATAAGAAAGGAACTCCAATTGCAAGCCTGATTCGCATCCCGGCGATGAACACGGCTGTCTGGGCGGTAAAGGATGGAGGAGCTTTCTTGGACGGCCGTGAAATCAGCTGTTCGAAAATAACGACGCTTTCGGAATCGCTCGTACTTTCGGGCACCGTGAATACGATGGAGACCGCAGGTTACGGCGAAAAGTATGCTGCGGTGCGTCGGGCAGCCAAACTGCACCGCGGTTGGGGCGACTGCTACGGCTACTACCTGGTAGCTGCGGGCCGTGCCGAACTCATGATTGATCCCGTCGTTTCGCTGTGGGACATTGCCCCGTATCCGCTCCTGTTCAAGGAAGCCGGCGGCAAGTTCAGCACCATCGACGGAATCACGGAACTTTTTGACGCCACCGGAAAACCTGTCGCCCCGATTTACGAGGGCTACACCAGCATGGCATCGAACGGGCTGATTCACGACGAAGTCGCAAAAATCATGAATTCGTCTAAATAATTTTTGCACCTATACCCTATCTATGAATTTTAAGGATTTTGGCAAATACAACCAGTTCAAGGAACAGTTCGCCGGCATGTCTCCCGAAATGAAGGAGCAGATGATGAAAATGGCGAAAGAGCAAATGAAAATGCGAATCAATGCATTTGTTCAGAAATGGTTGTCACTCCCGATTTTGACGTTAACGGCCGTTTTTCTTGGCGCCCTTGTCGGAGCCCTCACGGCGTTTTTCGGTCAGGTTTTGCTAGCCGTTTCCGCGTTGCGTGACGCCCACCCCGTCTACTGGATTCCGGGACTTGCACTCATTGGCGTAGCCATTGTCCTCGGCTATCGTAAATTCGGCAAGGGCACGGAGCGCGGCATGGATATGGTATTCGGAGTCGCCCACGGCAAAGAAAACGAGATTCCCTTACGCATGATTCCAATGGTCGCCGTAAGCACCTGGCTCACGCACCTGTTCGGTGGCAGCGCCGGCCGCGAAGGGGTCGCCATTCAGATTGGAGCCACCTTAGGCCACAATATCAGCAAGAAAATTCATGTCGAAAATGCGGGCAAAATTTTACTCATCGCGGGAATGGCGGCAGGCTTTGCTGGACTTTTCCAGACTCCGCTTGCAGCGATAGCCCTCGCCCTCGAAGTCTTGCTGGTCGGGCACCTGGAACTGGCGGCATTGCTCCCCGCAACGGTTGCAGCATTCACCGCATACAAAGTCTCCGAAACGCTCGGACTAGAAAAGTTCTCCGTAGACCTGAATTCGCTTTTCCCTGACAGCAACGTTGCCTCGTTTTTGTGGAACGAAAGCGGGCTCGACATTCATTTCGTATTAAGGCTGGCTTTGCTCGGCGTACTTTTTGGAATCGTGGGCGGAGGATTCGCCAAGCTGCATTCGCTTGCCAAGAAGTTTATCGCAAACAAGCTCACAAATCCATACAAGCGCATCGCCTTTGTCGGAATCGGCATCAGCGTTCTTCTGCTTTTGTTCTGGCAGGGCCGTTACGCGGGCCTTGGAACAAACTTGATAGACCTTTGCTTTGTGAACGGAGCAGGTATTTTTGCCTACGACTGGATTCTGAAATTCGCCCTCACGATTGCAACGATTGCGGTCGGTTTCAAGGGAGGCGAAGTCACGCCGCTGTTTGCCATCGGAGCAACCTTTGGAGCATGTATCGCCGCCACGGTGGGGATACCCCTTCCGCTTGCAGCCGCCCTCGGTTATGCGGCTGTTTTCGGAGGTGCCACCAACACGCTATTTGCCCCCATTTTCATCGGCGCCGAGATTTTTGGATTCGACACACTCCCCGCCTTTTTCATCGTATGCGTTATCGCCTTCGTATGCAACGGCGGCCAAAGCATCTATGCGCAAAAAAAACTGAGGATTAAGTAGGAAGTGGTTGGTACACTCCGAATTAATATGAACTCAGTCTACATTGAAATCACGAACGTTTGCAACTTGAATTGCAGCTTTTGCCCTAGCGGAAAAGCGAATACAAACGACGCAGACCATGCAGGCGAAAAACGCCCTCGTGAATTCATGAGTTCAGAACTTTTCGAACGTTGCATTACCGAAGCGGCGACAGTCGCCGAAAATGTCTATTTTCACGTGCTAGGCGAACCCACGCTGCATCCGGGATTCGGACTATTCCTCAAGAAACTGGAAACGACGCCCCTCAAGCTAAACCTGACAACAAACGGCACCACGATTGCACGTACAGGCAAGCTGATACTTTCCTCACAAGCCGTACGGCAGGTGAATTTTTCGACACACGCCTATGCGGAACTTTCTGCAGAAGAAGCTAAGCAAAACCTTCAAGACGTACAGGATTTTTGCGAATACGCCTGCGCCGAGCGCCCCGACCTCTATATCAATTTGAGGCTCTGGAACGTAGGAAACCCTCAAAGCGTTGCTTGGAACAAATATCTCATCTATAAAGTCGGCGAAACATTCCACAATTCACTAGAAACCATTTCTCTCGAAAATTTCTGCAGCCGCCACAAGAGCTTTCCCGTCGCTGGACGAATCTACCTTCATCAGGACAGCCGCTTTGAATGGCCGGACGAATCTTCCGCAGCGTCATCCTCGACCAACTCTGGCCCCTATAAGGGGATAGAGGAGGGAGGGGATCCAAAAACCGTAGCGGGAACCTGCCGCGCACTCGATACGCACGTAGCCATTCTTCACGACGGACGCGTAGTCGCCTGTTGCCTGGACTATAGCGGGAAAATCACGCTTGGTCATATTCAGGAGCAAAGCCTTTTAGAAATACTCGACACGCCCACCGCCAGGAATCTCCGCGAAGGATTCGAAAAACACGAATTGCGCCACCCGTTTTGCCAGAGTTGCTCCTTCTGCAAGCGTTTCGGAAAATAATAGAAAGCCAAGTTCTTTATCAAGCGGCCTCTTTCCTTTTTGATTTACAAAGACTTTGCTATATTTCTTTTCAAAGAGGAGTTTATACAAATGAGAAAAATGTTCTTTACCATTATCGCCGGAGCCCTTTTGCTTGCGGCCTGCGATGACAGTTCCACGTCGGCAAATTCAACTGATATACCACAATCACCCGACACTAAGGTGACGAATTCGTACGATACAAAGGAGACAAGTTCGAGCTCAAACACATCTATTTCTTCGGATTCAAAGACGCAGGAATCCAATTCGAGCACCACAAAATCTACCGGGAAATGTTCCAACGCCTCGGACGATTTAATCGATTCTCGCGACGGAAAAATTTACAAGACCGTAAAAATCGGCGACCAAATTTGGATGGCCGAAAACATGAATTATGCAAGTCCTAATAGCTGGACAAACGACAGCCTCGACAAGGACGGTGCCATCTACGGTAGATTCTATACCTTCGAAGAAATAAACACGGTTTGCCCCGATGGTTGGCATCTGCCTTCCAGCAATGAATTTGGCGAATTACTTCGTTACGTAGGTGATACCGACGTTTACAAGGACAGTTCCGGAACAAAATTAAAGACGACATCTGGTTGGAACTGGGATGATTATGACAATAATGACGGCAACGGTACAGACTCATATTGTTTCGGAGCAAAGCCTGCCGGAGTGGGTATTGCCCCTAACAAAGTAACCAGAGTTGGTGAGCAAACCTATTTTTGGACTTCTACTTCCTTTATGGGGA encodes:
- a CDS encoding DUF4416 family protein — encoded protein: MKASQFSENAQLIAFVLQRGAEWNPEVIDALERTWGKILHKGKLFAFDKTPYYAPEMGEGLYRGVVSFVKVIPPETIAEEKERSNALEFSMASADNPDMRTVNIDIGYMDLDKVVLPSYKRGPFKLYAGKGVWLDMLLTYAKGVFHPTAWAFEDFKRNPYQHDLQLIREKFKKSRQ
- a CDS encoding DNA internalization-related competence protein ComEC/Rec2; translated protein: MDFKTNRKSKLSAEFIQLCTPLLGKPALFSSVIVIATYGSLDCHAYAPAFLLPIIFAAHVLSRKIQWVIFLSLAAACISHEITFQQVTPEKTPAPNGCGIIETTQPRANGMAVIIHTKTSTDDFRIRLTEKRDLPHYPLPGDSLCYEASFYPVTPPTVPGTFDTHGWLKSQKLDAYGKFIHWTVYKSTWVPEREFYRFRQWIRSRFSEFLDPAETGLLLGLLAGDRSQIPDALRSDFQRSGLVHVLAISGFHVVLLAGILMIFLKATGLPHRMVRIIAICLLFLYVPVTGGSPAVRRAVLMFAVPQVGALFQRKANTLNSLGVALLFIMLPEPSVIWNPGFQLSVAATMGILIGGFYNPFKRIPEEWHRKKIWNFLQSFIFEPTYVTLCATLSTAPFLIHHFKTLSPFAWLGNIVVVPAISMGMQAGLFALLSPIDLFREHFCYAARFFLRLASLLTRLMSDSVQASVTVGPFGPAILLLCGFSVLALPLFFKNRIARYLSLCCLLLFSAIYTYDGYRAISCPTWKLTTLDVGQGDSHLITTPAGSHILVDAGDIKRQDSGKDIIVPYLHHIGVSKLDILIITHADQDHFGGAGSILKTFPVKELWITECARISPKENWQQIIGEAYRRGVPIRDLSRGLVYRENFFEIKTVHPETRRCIDENTQSITLRVKGLGHSVLLTGDLTAQGEAEILKTDVYLKSDVLKLGHHGSKTSSSVPFLDKVNPRLAIISSGRRNRFRHPSKQVIQRLDSMQIPYLNTAEKGTIEIHFSTDTMTVNTMWK
- the hisC gene encoding histidinol-phosphate transaminase; amino-acid sequence: MIDPRPELSKLSDYVPGKSMEEIRAKYGLTEVVKLASNENPLGASPKAVEAYHKIADALHLYPRGDAPKLIDAIASFYGVKTKQIVIGNGSDEIIDMVGKAFIRQGDNCVGITPTFSVYKFTTLSNGADFIGVGIGDQKTPLSDLLKAVNEKTRVVFICSPNNPTGVYYNKQELIEFLDKVPSNVLVFLDQAYSEFATAADYPFMIDMLDKYRNLFINRTFSKIYGLAGLRIGYAFGSEEVIASLWKIKPPFDVNQAAQVAAIAALSDKEHVQKTLELNAAGIAYLKPEFESLGFKVLPTQGNFICVHIGPKAKDLVLFLEKNGMIVRGLTSFGLPEHIRVTLGKREENELLVSLVKKWKAQA
- the hisN gene encoding histidinol-phosphatase, with product MAATAENQELLKIALKAAELAQENIMKYFQGSVGVEWKKDNTPVTIADKSTEEIARKFWEKETPGFGVIGEEFGIENPDAEYQWVIDPIDGTKAFIHGVPLFGTLIALYKKGTPIASLIRIPAMNTAVWAVKDGGAFLDGREISCSKITTLSESLVLSGTVNTMETAGYGEKYAAVRRAAKLHRGWGDCYGYYLVAAGRAELMIDPVVSLWDIAPYPLLFKEAGGKFSTIDGITELFDATGKPVAPIYEGYTSMASNGLIHDEVAKIMNSSK
- a CDS encoding chloride channel protein produces the protein MNFKDFGKYNQFKEQFAGMSPEMKEQMMKMAKEQMKMRINAFVQKWLSLPILTLTAVFLGALVGALTAFFGQVLLAVSALRDAHPVYWIPGLALIGVAIVLGYRKFGKGTERGMDMVFGVAHGKENEIPLRMIPMVAVSTWLTHLFGGSAGREGVAIQIGATLGHNISKKIHVENAGKILLIAGMAAGFAGLFQTPLAAIALALEVLLVGHLELAALLPATVAAFTAYKVSETLGLEKFSVDLNSLFPDSNVASFLWNESGLDIHFVLRLALLGVLFGIVGGGFAKLHSLAKKFIANKLTNPYKRIAFVGIGISVLLLLFWQGRYAGLGTNLIDLCFVNGAGIFAYDWILKFALTIATIAVGFKGGEVTPLFAIGATFGACIAATVGIPLPLAAALGYAAVFGGATNTLFAPIFIGAEIFGFDTLPAFFIVCVIAFVCNGGQSIYAQKKLRIK
- a CDS encoding radical SAM/SPASM domain-containing protein, whose product is MNSVYIEITNVCNLNCSFCPSGKANTNDADHAGEKRPREFMSSELFERCITEAATVAENVYFHVLGEPTLHPGFGLFLKKLETTPLKLNLTTNGTTIARTGKLILSSQAVRQVNFSTHAYAELSAEEAKQNLQDVQDFCEYACAERPDLYINLRLWNVGNPQSVAWNKYLIYKVGETFHNSLETISLENFCSRHKSFPVAGRIYLHQDSRFEWPDESSAASSSTNSGPYKGIEEGGDPKTVAGTCRALDTHVAILHDGRVVACCLDYSGKITLGHIQEQSLLEILDTPTARNLREGFEKHELRHPFCQSCSFCKRFGK
- a CDS encoding FISUMP domain-containing protein, translating into MRKMFFTIIAGALLLAACDDSSTSANSTDIPQSPDTKVTNSYDTKETSSSSNTSISSDSKTQESNSSTTKSTGKCSNASDDLIDSRDGKIYKTVKIGDQIWMAENMNYASPNSWTNDSLDKDGAIYGRFYTFEEINTVCPDGWHLPSSNEFGELLRYVGDTDVYKDSSGTKLKTTSGWNWDDYDNNDGNGTDSYCFGAKPAGVGIAPNKVTRVGEQTYFWTSTSFMGKKWDNFWNKEVETGMESSYLLIQYNTEWAKVDHWSASENGNIRCIKGYVEPKSSSSEDEFITVPTPLPDSVQKELEEAIRIERLNTQIAKLTNLSECETIESITEDEIAYCRTRFCILHPELFECEEY